Proteins from one Bradyrhizobium roseum genomic window:
- the tnpB gene encoding IS66 family insertion sequence element accessory protein TnpB (TnpB, as the term is used for proteins encoded by IS66 family insertion elements, is considered an accessory protein, since TnpC, encoded by a neighboring gene, is a DDE family transposase.), translating to MIPVPTGARVWLATGYTDMRRGFPSLALQVQEVLRKDPLSGHLFVFRGRRSDLVKVIWHDGQGACLFTKRLERGKFIWPSVAGESVTISPAQLSYLLSGIDWRNPQETHRPTRAG from the coding sequence ATGATCCCGGTTCCGACGGGCGCGCGAGTGTGGCTGGCGACAGGCTACACGGACATGCGCCGAGGCTTTCCATCGCTGGCACTCCAGGTGCAGGAGGTTCTTCGCAAGGACCCGCTCAGCGGTCATCTGTTCGTGTTCCGCGGTCGCCGAAGCGATCTTGTGAAGGTGATCTGGCACGATGGCCAGGGAGCCTGCTTGTTCACAAAAAGACTGGAGAGAGGAAAGTTCATCTGGCCATCGGTTGCCGGTGAATCGGTAACGATCTCGCCGGCGCAGTTGAGCTATCTGCTGTCCGGGATCGATTGGCGTAACCCTCAAGAAACCCATCGGCCGACGCGGGCCGGATAG
- a CDS encoding RidA family protein, producing MTTHQRFRKFNTREAYPEQSLDNDVCMVVRANNTVYVRGQTAMDLDGKIVGIGDAAAQTENAMACAKVLLEEAGSSLQDVVKIVIYITDRAYREPVYRVVGKWLKGVYPVSTGIIVQGLAKPEYLMEIDIIAEIPA from the coding sequence ATGACCACCCATCAGCGTTTCCGCAAGTTCAACACCCGGGAGGCCTACCCGGAGCAGTCGCTCGATAACGACGTATGCATGGTCGTGCGCGCCAACAACACCGTCTATGTGCGCGGCCAGACCGCAATGGATCTCGACGGCAAGATCGTCGGCATCGGCGATGCCGCGGCGCAGACCGAGAATGCCATGGCTTGCGCCAAGGTGCTGTTGGAAGAGGCAGGTTCGTCGCTGCAGGACGTGGTGAAGATCGTCATCTACATCACCGATCGCGCCTATCGCGAGCCGGTCTATCGCGTCGTCGGCAAATGGTTGAAGGGCGTCTATCCGGTTTCGACCGGGATCATCGTCCAGGGCCTCGCCAAGCCGGAATACCTGATGGAAATCGATATCATTGCGGAAATTCCGGCTTAG
- a CDS encoding 2-hydroxyacid dehydrogenase, with the protein MTREVMAFHSALDNFETWRAALSAEGIDLRQADDIADPASVRHALVWKPPHGFFAHYPNLGLVVNLGAGVDALVGRDDLPDVPITRLSDPKMARMMAGYVLFAVTRHARDIPAFERAQRARRWHYIHPRDPETISVGVLGLGELGLTAALECARQGYRVLGWSNTLKSVEGIETSAGLRALPDVLASSDILVCMLPQTPQTRGLLDAERLMQMKRGAAFINVSRGSIVDEPALIDALRSGHIAEATLDVFAAEPLSPESPLWAMDNVLVTPHLASVALPGSAARQIGENVRRLRDGEPLLGRVDPRRGY; encoded by the coding sequence ATGACGCGGGAGGTGATGGCGTTCCACAGCGCCCTCGACAACTTCGAAACATGGCGCGCGGCGCTTTCGGCAGAGGGCATCGATCTTCGCCAGGCCGATGATATCGCAGATCCCGCCAGCGTACGGCATGCACTGGTCTGGAAGCCGCCGCATGGGTTTTTCGCCCACTATCCAAATCTCGGACTGGTGGTCAATCTCGGCGCCGGCGTTGACGCGCTGGTCGGGCGCGATGATCTGCCGGACGTGCCGATTACCCGGCTGTCCGATCCGAAGATGGCGCGGATGATGGCCGGCTATGTGCTGTTCGCGGTGACGCGTCACGCGCGCGACATTCCGGCCTTTGAGCGCGCCCAGCGTGCGCGCCGCTGGCACTACATTCATCCGCGCGATCCCGAGACCATCAGCGTCGGCGTGCTCGGTCTCGGAGAACTCGGGCTGACGGCGGCGCTCGAATGCGCGCGTCAGGGCTACCGCGTGCTCGGCTGGTCGAATACGCTGAAATCCGTCGAGGGTATCGAGACATCGGCGGGCCTGCGCGCATTGCCAGATGTTCTCGCTTCCAGCGACATTCTCGTTTGCATGCTGCCGCAGACGCCGCAGACCCGGGGTCTGCTCGACGCGGAACGCCTGATGCAGATGAAGCGCGGCGCGGCCTTCATCAACGTGTCGCGTGGCAGCATTGTCGACGAGCCGGCGCTGATCGACGCGCTGCGCTCCGGTCACATCGCCGAAGCGACCCTGGACGTGTTTGCCGCCGAACCGCTGTCGCCGGAAAGCCCGCTATGGGCCATGGATAATGTGCTGGTGACGCCGCATCTGGCTTCGGTGGCGTTGCCGGGATCGGCGGCGCGCCAGATCGGCGAGAACGTACGCCGACTTCGCGATGGCGAGCCGCTGCTAGGCCGCGTCGATCCCCGACGGGGCTATTGA
- a CDS encoding LysR family transcriptional regulator codes for MKFSLRALRYVVETADAGSVTEAAKRLNVSQPSISAALSQMETALGVQIFVRHLAKGVTLSPAGQRLVNDARLLLNHARDFAQSAHSLGSTLHGEIVVGSFLTLATRFMPGLLSGFRARQPGISVKLEEGDQQEIIDGLISGRTELALSYSFAVPDEIVGERFCDLPPYLVLAADHPLANRSSISLPEMREEPFILLDLPHSRDYFASLFMACGIEPRISFRTRSFELIRGLIGHKQGYSIHNAVPRTTIGYDGSRVAVVPITEKLPPTHVMALRLKRHALRPAVQTFADYAREAFSAGGQFAPGSIAPSGIDAA; via the coding sequence ATGAAGTTCTCCCTCCGGGCGCTGCGTTACGTGGTGGAGACGGCCGACGCGGGCAGCGTGACGGAAGCGGCCAAGCGCCTGAACGTCTCGCAGCCGTCGATCTCGGCGGCACTCAGCCAGATGGAGACGGCACTGGGGGTCCAGATCTTCGTTCGCCATCTTGCCAAAGGCGTCACCCTGTCCCCCGCCGGCCAGCGGCTGGTGAACGACGCCCGGCTGCTGCTCAATCATGCCCGCGATTTCGCCCAGAGCGCACATTCACTTGGCAGCACCCTGCACGGCGAGATCGTGGTCGGCAGCTTCCTGACCCTGGCCACGCGCTTCATGCCCGGTCTGCTGTCGGGGTTTCGCGCGCGCCAGCCGGGTATCTCGGTGAAACTGGAAGAAGGCGACCAGCAGGAAATCATCGACGGCTTGATTTCAGGGCGAACGGAGCTGGCGCTGTCCTATTCCTTCGCCGTCCCGGACGAGATCGTGGGTGAGAGGTTCTGCGACCTCCCGCCATATCTCGTGCTGGCAGCCGATCATCCGCTGGCGAACCGATCCTCGATCAGCCTGCCCGAAATGCGGGAGGAGCCGTTCATCCTGCTCGATCTGCCGCATTCGCGCGATTACTTCGCCAGCCTGTTCATGGCCTGCGGCATCGAACCTCGCATCTCGTTCCGGACCCGGTCGTTCGAGCTGATCCGCGGATTGATCGGACACAAGCAGGGATATTCGATCCACAACGCCGTGCCGCGCACCACCATCGGATATGACGGCAGCCGCGTCGCCGTGGTGCCCATCACCGAGAAGCTGCCGCCAACCCATGTGATGGCGCTTCGCCTGAAGCGCCATGCCTTGCGGCCCGCGGTGCAGACATTCGCGGACTACGCCCGCGAAGCCTTTTCCGCCGGCGGGCAGTTCGCGCCCGGCTCAATAGCCCCGTCGGGGATCGACGCGGCCTAG
- a CDS encoding AlbA family DNA-binding domain-containing protein, which yields MLKLDTIEELQALHTNQVQESSTLEYKASAAIENTNERKREMAKDISAMANAEGGQFVYGMTEHNHQPAGLDAGMNPNPFNGLWFEQVIQQNIQPQIEGLKILQIPVAAGTVVTVITVPKSRTVHQTKDGRYYRRRNFRNDVMEDYEIREAFNRTTTPELFIKFGLVDQPDHELKLPDGENPPLTAPFLVRASIGNRSTQPSFYSVVNIFADVRLDGGPSGFKDGQIIATNTGVQIRKWTKLFSIPGHFPIFAETAFSVFENPWAISLPAALIDSQDAFLIGYSIAAPGYTIEKFGMLALLNRRIMLAFAD from the coding sequence ATGCTGAAGCTTGATACGATAGAAGAATTGCAGGCGCTGCACACCAACCAGGTGCAAGAAAGCTCAACTCTCGAATACAAGGCATCTGCCGCCATTGAGAACACCAATGAGCGCAAGCGAGAGATGGCCAAGGATATTTCCGCAATGGCCAACGCCGAAGGTGGCCAATTTGTTTACGGTATGACCGAGCACAACCATCAACCAGCCGGGCTCGATGCGGGTATGAACCCCAATCCGTTTAACGGGCTCTGGTTTGAACAGGTCATCCAGCAGAACATCCAACCGCAAATCGAAGGGCTAAAAATACTTCAAATTCCGGTAGCAGCCGGAACCGTAGTCACCGTTATCACCGTACCGAAATCTCGCACGGTTCATCAGACAAAGGATGGCCGGTACTACAGGCGCAGAAATTTCCGCAATGACGTGATGGAAGATTACGAAATTCGGGAAGCCTTCAATCGCACAACCACTCCTGAATTATTTATAAAGTTCGGTTTAGTAGATCAACCCGATCACGAGCTGAAGTTACCGGATGGCGAAAACCCGCCGCTAACCGCGCCTTTCCTTGTCCGCGCATCCATTGGCAACCGCTCAACGCAACCTTCGTTTTACTCCGTCGTCAACATATTCGCTGATGTTCGGCTGGATGGAGGTCCATCCGGATTTAAAGACGGTCAGATCATCGCAACGAACACTGGCGTTCAGATCAGGAAATGGACGAAGTTATTCAGCATCCCGGGGCACTTTCCTATTTTTGCAGAAACGGCATTTTCCGTGTTCGAAAACCCTTGGGCTATCTCGCTTCCTGCCGCTCTAATCGACAGTCAGGATGCCTTTTTGATCGGGTATTCAATCGCGGCACCCGGATACACGATTGAGAAATTCGGAATGCTCGCGCTGTTAAATCGACGAATTATGCTAGCCTTCGCTGACTAA
- a CDS encoding KTSC domain-containing protein — protein MKRLTVLLFFLATTAHAETVDVKYRGQVDLKPFTCQSITKSSFVNRICYDAKNQYMIILLKDTYYHYCEIPKSTVDALLSADSHGRYYNANIKGSGKDGPYDCRTHRVPSY, from the coding sequence ATGAAGCGCCTTACAGTTCTTTTGTTCTTTCTTGCGACCACCGCCCACGCCGAGACCGTGGATGTGAAGTATCGCGGCCAGGTCGATCTAAAGCCTTTCACCTGCCAGAGCATCACGAAGAGCAGCTTCGTAAATCGCATCTGCTACGACGCGAAAAATCAGTACATGATCATCCTGTTGAAGGACACTTACTACCACTACTGCGAGATACCGAAGTCCACCGTCGACGCGCTTCTTTCGGCGGATTCTCATGGGCGCTATTACAACGCCAACATCAAAGGCTCCGGGAAAGACGGACCTTACGATTGCCGGACGCATCGCGTGCCGTCGTACTAG
- the tnpC gene encoding IS66 family transposase: MISKPDDLPSDLASALAALQAEREARLRAEAVAASAQAELSDNEALIAHLELRIEKLKRELYGPRSERTARLIEQLELELEELITTASEDELAARAAAAKVQNVRAFTRKRPVRKPWPDDIERERVVIKAPTTCACCGGARLAKLGEDVTETLEEIPRRFKLIETVREKFTCRDCEKISQSPAPFHATPRGFIGPQLLATILFDKFGMHIPLNRQSVRFKAERIDLPLSTLADQVGHGTFAVMPLFQLIERHVLAAERLHGDDTTIRILAKSKCTTGRIWTYVRDDRPYGGPAPPAAVYYASSDRRGEHPQKHLAAFTGILQADCYNGFEPLFDPQKKAMPITPAFCFAHARRGFFELADIEKTARDGQKGKPVSPIALEAVRRLDALFEIERAINGRSADERRAVRQEQSKPLLDDMHAWLLRERETLSRSAEVLKPMNYMLRRWDDFARFLDDGRICLSNNAAERALRGIALGRRNWTFAGSLRGADRAAIMLTMITTCRLNDVDPKAWLADVLARIADLPVSRLHELLPWEWKLLRQADNPTDQRAA; this comes from the coding sequence ATGATATCGAAGCCGGACGATCTTCCATCGGACCTTGCGAGTGCCCTGGCGGCGCTGCAGGCCGAGCGTGAGGCGCGGCTGCGAGCCGAGGCGGTGGCTGCCAGTGCGCAGGCGGAGCTGTCGGACAACGAGGCGCTGATCGCGCATCTCGAGCTGCGGATCGAGAAGCTCAAACGCGAACTGTACGGGCCGCGCTCCGAGCGCACGGCGCGGCTGATCGAGCAGTTGGAATTGGAGCTCGAAGAGCTGATCACCACGGCGAGTGAGGATGAACTCGCCGCGCGTGCCGCGGCTGCAAAGGTACAGAACGTTCGGGCCTTCACGCGCAAGCGGCCGGTGCGCAAGCCGTGGCCGGACGACATCGAACGCGAGCGGGTCGTCATTAAGGCGCCAACGACCTGCGCCTGCTGCGGTGGGGCGCGCTTGGCGAAGCTGGGCGAGGATGTGACCGAGACGTTGGAGGAGATTCCGCGTCGGTTCAAGCTGATCGAGACGGTTCGAGAAAAGTTCACCTGCCGCGATTGCGAAAAGATCAGCCAGTCGCCCGCACCGTTCCATGCCACGCCGCGCGGCTTCATTGGTCCGCAATTGCTGGCGACGATCCTGTTCGACAAGTTCGGCATGCATATCCCGCTCAATCGCCAGAGCGTGCGCTTCAAGGCCGAGAGGATCGACTTGCCGCTATCGACGCTGGCCGACCAGGTTGGCCACGGAACCTTCGCCGTCATGCCGCTGTTCCAACTGATCGAGCGGCATGTGCTCGCGGCGGAGCGCCTGCATGGCGACGACACCACCATCCGTATCCTGGCCAAGAGCAAGTGCACGACCGGACGAATCTGGACCTATGTGCGGGATGACCGGCCCTACGGTGGGCCTGCGCCGCCAGCGGCGGTCTATTACGCCTCGAGCGACCGACGAGGTGAGCATCCGCAGAAGCATCTGGCCGCCTTCACCGGCATCCTGCAAGCCGACTGCTACAATGGCTTCGAGCCGCTGTTCGACCCGCAGAAGAAAGCGATGCCAATCACGCCGGCATTTTGCTTCGCCCATGCGCGGCGGGGCTTCTTCGAACTGGCCGATATCGAGAAAACCGCCCGGGACGGACAAAAAGGCAAACCGGTCTCCCCGATCGCGCTGGAGGCGGTCAGGCGTCTGGACGCCCTGTTCGAGATCGAGCGCGCCATCAATGGCCGCAGTGCCGACGAACGGCGTGCCGTTCGCCAAGAGCAGAGCAAGCCGCTGCTCGACGACATGCACGCCTGGCTGCTCCGCGAGCGAGAAACCCTATCGCGCTCCGCCGAGGTCCTGAAGCCCATGAACTACATGCTCAGGCGCTGGGACGACTTCGCCCGCTTCCTCGACGATGGCAGGATCTGCCTCAGCAACAACGCCGCCGAAAGAGCGTTGCGCGGCATCGCCTTGGGAAGGCGCAACTGGACCTTCGCCGGCAGTCTGCGTGGCGCTGACCGCGCCGCCATCATGCTGACGATGATCACGACCTGTCGCCTGAACGACGTCGATCCCAAAGCCTGGCTCGCCGACGTCCTCGCCCGCATCGCCGATCTTCCCGTATCCCGTCTGCACGAGCTGCTGCCATGGGAATGGAAGCTCCTGCGCCAAGCCGACAACCCCACCGATCAGCGAGCCGCCTGA
- a CDS encoding ABC transporter substrate-binding protein → MKFTALMLLSTLAIGGQATAQEKLVVSTWGGSFRDLIDEAIAKKFTAETGVKVEYITGGTIDRLNQAKLAAAKPESDVTFTTAHVGWLYANDNLFEKLDMVKIPNAGHLVAQAKISPYHIGAWAYVYTIGYLPDRLPKGVSFESWEGLWNPALKGMVASPDFDPSHVMVVAAKLSGGDAANWEVGEAKMKALKSNYKAFYTNDANSQQLFATGETPVQVVLSMNAYYMQGQGVPIKLAIPKEGAVLGVDTMGITKGSAKAELAYKFMNMALDPDVQARIAELKKGSPVVDNAKLKPEIAALPGVFSTPDQWAKQSLVIDAKLRAEKTAIWRKWFTENIMAP, encoded by the coding sequence TTGAAGTTTACTGCACTGATGTTGCTGTCGACGCTTGCGATCGGCGGGCAGGCTACCGCACAGGAGAAGCTGGTGGTCAGCACCTGGGGTGGAAGTTTCCGCGATCTGATCGATGAAGCGATCGCGAAGAAATTCACCGCCGAGACCGGCGTGAAGGTCGAATACATCACCGGCGGTACGATCGACCGTCTGAATCAAGCCAAGCTTGCTGCCGCCAAGCCCGAGAGCGACGTCACCTTCACGACGGCCCATGTCGGCTGGCTCTACGCCAACGACAATCTGTTCGAGAAACTCGACATGGTGAAGATTCCGAACGCCGGCCATCTGGTCGCGCAGGCCAAGATCAGTCCCTACCACATCGGCGCCTGGGCCTACGTCTACACCATCGGCTATCTGCCCGACCGGCTGCCCAAGGGCGTCAGCTTCGAGAGCTGGGAAGGCCTGTGGAATCCGGCGCTCAAGGGCATGGTCGCTTCGCCCGATTTCGATCCGAGCCATGTGATGGTCGTGGCGGCGAAATTGTCGGGAGGTGATGCTGCGAACTGGGAAGTCGGCGAAGCCAAGATGAAGGCGCTGAAGTCGAACTACAAGGCGTTCTACACCAACGACGCCAACAGCCAGCAATTGTTCGCAACGGGTGAGACCCCGGTGCAGGTCGTGCTGTCGATGAACGCCTATTACATGCAGGGGCAGGGCGTGCCGATCAAGCTCGCGATCCCGAAGGAAGGTGCGGTGCTTGGCGTCGATACCATGGGCATCACCAAGGGCTCGGCCAAGGCGGAACTGGCCTACAAGTTCATGAACATGGCCCTCGATCCCGACGTGCAGGCCAGGATCGCTGAACTGAAGAAGGGCAGCCCGGTGGTCGACAACGCCAAGCTCAAGCCCGAAATCGCGGCGCTGCCGGGCGTGTTCTCGACGCCGGATCAGTGGGCGAAGCAGTCCCTGGTGATCGATGCCAAGCTGCGCGCCGAGAAGACCGCCATTTGGCGCAAGTGGTTCACCGAAAACATCATGGCCCCCTGA
- the tnpA gene encoding IS66-like element accessory protein TnpA has protein sequence MTISRAEVITSVARRRRWSLDEKERLVAASLEPGASVSEVARVAGLHVSQLFRWRKALCKHGEASTAPFVPVEIGPSAPPREVAKAPLTTTAARPRKSQGIIEIDLGSGHCIRVDGDVDGDALRRVLDALVRR, from the coding sequence ATGACGATTTCGCGGGCGGAGGTGATCACATCGGTCGCGCGGCGGCGCCGGTGGTCGCTGGATGAGAAGGAACGGCTGGTTGCAGCATCGCTCGAGCCCGGAGCCAGTGTTTCCGAGGTGGCCCGCGTGGCAGGCCTACATGTGAGCCAGCTGTTCAGGTGGCGCAAAGCGCTTTGCAAGCATGGTGAAGCGAGTACAGCGCCGTTCGTGCCGGTCGAGATTGGGCCGTCTGCACCGCCGCGGGAGGTGGCCAAAGCGCCATTGACGACGACGGCGGCTCGTCCACGGAAGAGCCAGGGCATCATCGAGATTGATCTTGGTAGCGGGCACTGCATCCGGGTCGATGGCGACGTCGATGGAGACGCGCTACGTCGCGTTCTCGATGCTTTGGTACGCCGATGA
- a CDS encoding DUF2934 domain-containing protein yields MATEQEIGEFAHQLWENAGKPEGRVDEFWNAAEIELNNKKPGTPPEGIKLE; encoded by the coding sequence ATGGCTACTGAGCAAGAGATCGGGGAATTCGCCCATCAGCTCTGGGAGAACGCCGGTAAGCCTGAAGGCCGGGTAGACGAATTCTGGAACGCCGCGGAAATTGAGTTGAACAATAAGAAGCCCGGTACGCCGCCTGAAGGCATCAAGCTCGAATGA
- a CDS encoding type II 3-dehydroquinate dehydratase, with protein MTSPTVYFLNGPNANLYGLDKSGTYGRESFVSIRKRCEDHAASLGLTVDFRQSNHEGVLVDWIQEAREKAEGIVINAAGLTYSSVPILDALLAFEGPIIEAHMSNIWKREPFRHHSYVSRAATGVIAGLGALGYELALTAVSRLIAEKTAP; from the coding sequence ATGACCTCACCGACCGTCTATTTCCTCAATGGCCCCAATGCCAATCTCTATGGGCTCGACAAGAGCGGCACCTATGGCCGGGAGAGTTTCGTCTCCATCAGGAAGCGCTGTGAAGATCACGCCGCGTCACTCGGCCTGACCGTCGACTTCCGTCAGTCCAATCATGAAGGCGTTCTGGTGGACTGGATCCAGGAGGCGCGGGAAAAGGCGGAGGGGATCGTCATCAATGCCGCCGGCCTCACTTATTCGTCGGTCCCCATCCTCGATGCCTTGCTCGCTTTCGAGGGGCCGATCATCGAAGCGCATATGAGCAATATCTGGAAGCGGGAGCCGTTTCGCCACCATTCGTACGTCTCGCGCGCAGCGACCGGCGTGATCGCGGGGCTCGGCGCGCTCGGCTATGAGCTGGCGCTGACCGCGGTGTCGCGCCTGATCGCCGAAAAGACCGCGCCATGA
- a CDS encoding flavin reductase family protein, whose translation MSVATHPVVEVETFRDAMRMTASGVAVVTTDGEAGRAGVTVSSLCSLSMAPPSVAFSVHRDNRGLEKLLANGVFVANVLADAQERVANSFAGLIPEWRDNRFLAGDWTELLTGAPALDGALCNFDCRVASVFDFGSHRIVAGEVLSVRNRAALPLIFSDRTFRRLAA comes from the coding sequence GTGAGCGTTGCGACGCATCCGGTCGTCGAGGTCGAAACCTTTCGCGACGCCATGCGGATGACCGCCTCGGGCGTCGCGGTGGTGACCACCGATGGCGAGGCCGGGCGCGCGGGCGTCACGGTGTCGTCGCTGTGCTCGTTGTCGATGGCGCCGCCATCGGTGGCGTTCAGCGTTCACCGAGACAATCGCGGGCTCGAGAAGCTGCTCGCCAACGGCGTGTTCGTCGCCAACGTTCTGGCCGACGCGCAGGAGCGCGTCGCCAACAGCTTTGCGGGGCTGATCCCGGAATGGCGCGACAACCGGTTTCTCGCCGGCGACTGGACGGAGCTGCTCACCGGCGCGCCGGCGCTGGATGGCGCGCTGTGCAATTTCGACTGCCGCGTCGCCAGCGTGTTCGATTTCGGCTCGCACCGCATCGTCGCGGGGGAGGTGCTGAGTGTTCGCAACCGGGCTGCACTGCCTTTGATCTTTTCCGATCGCACATTCCGTCGTCTCGCCGCCTGA
- a CDS encoding DUF3606 domain-containing protein, protein MSDNLTKRHQPDRSKINMSEDYEVKYWTNALGVSKEKLQKAIDKVGNSAAAVRKELGVDEPVQT, encoded by the coding sequence ATGTCCGACAATCTCACCAAACGTCACCAGCCCGATCGCTCGAAGATCAATATGAGCGAGGACTACGAAGTTAAATACTGGACCAATGCGCTCGGGGTTTCCAAGGAAAAGCTGCAGAAGGCCATCGACAAGGTCGGTAATTCCGCCGCTGCGGTTCGCAAAGAACTGGGCGTTGACGAGCCGGTGCAGACCTGA
- a CDS encoding 4-hydroxyphenylacetate 3-hydroxylase family protein encodes MIRTGEEYKQGIRDGREVWIDGERVKDVTAHPALKPIIDIKARMYDMAREERYAGDLTYVEGNEKHSIFYRPPTEQKDWHDKVKAVDHVMKDIGGVVTRVGDETIGEMWSLTDGRDVLAEIDPRFAANIDRHIRAVVEKDIFHVSANTDPKGDRSLPPQQQDPDLMVHVTRETDAGIIIRGAKYETAAAYADQAYLKPTVGAWANEKLSDYAVGCIVKMGAPGVKHICRGGFADRSSARDYPLASRFDEVEALVVFDDVLIPWEDVFFYRHTRAAQFVRSTLHRYSAFPYVLRLLYTADMMIGAAMWNARQTGLDKLQSVREKLADLVCYREGINAHLTASIALAEKSPGGLLMPQQSMLYAGRVFACSQLPAMMHIARELCGGQICITPNADAFDAEGSGKWLNKFYSLNDQWQADDRRKLLAFARDLLNSDYAGHRLTFVQFAQAPHFNHLAAVYNSFDFSGPLDFVKKSAGLSDRIDGVKP; translated from the coding sequence ATGATCCGTACGGGCGAAGAGTACAAACAGGGCATTCGCGATGGCCGCGAGGTCTGGATCGATGGCGAGCGCGTCAAGGATGTGACCGCCCATCCGGCGCTGAAGCCGATCATCGACATCAAGGCCCGCATGTACGACATGGCGCGTGAAGAGCGCTACGCCGGCGATCTGACCTATGTCGAGGGCAACGAAAAGCATTCGATCTTCTACCGGCCGCCGACGGAGCAGAAGGACTGGCACGACAAGGTCAAGGCCGTCGATCACGTCATGAAGGACATCGGCGGCGTCGTGACCCGCGTCGGCGATGAAACCATTGGGGAAATGTGGTCGCTGACCGACGGCCGCGATGTGCTGGCCGAAATCGATCCCCGCTTCGCCGCCAATATCGACCGGCATATCCGCGCCGTGGTCGAAAAGGACATTTTCCACGTTTCGGCCAATACCGATCCCAAGGGTGATCGCTCGCTGCCGCCGCAGCAGCAGGACCCCGACCTCATGGTTCACGTCACGCGCGAGACTGATGCCGGCATCATCATTCGCGGCGCCAAATACGAGACCGCCGCGGCCTATGCCGACCAAGCCTATCTGAAGCCGACCGTCGGCGCCTGGGCCAACGAAAAGCTCTCCGATTATGCGGTGGGCTGCATCGTCAAGATGGGTGCGCCGGGTGTGAAGCACATCTGCCGCGGCGGCTTTGCCGATCGCAGCAGCGCCCGGGACTATCCGCTCGCCAGTCGCTTCGACGAGGTCGAGGCGCTGGTGGTGTTCGATGACGTGCTGATCCCCTGGGAGGACGTGTTCTTCTATCGCCATACCCGCGCGGCGCAATTCGTGCGCTCCACGCTGCATCGCTATTCGGCGTTTCCCTACGTGCTGCGTCTGCTCTACACCGCCGACATGATGATCGGCGCGGCGATGTGGAACGCGAGGCAGACCGGTCTCGACAAGCTGCAATCGGTGCGCGAGAAGCTCGCCGATCTCGTCTGCTACCGTGAAGGCATCAACGCGCATCTCACCGCCTCGATCGCCCTTGCCGAGAAGAGCCCGGGCGGCCTGCTGATGCCGCAGCAGTCGATGCTCTATGCCGGCCGTGTGTTCGCCTGTTCGCAGCTTCCGGCCATGATGCACATCGCCCGCGAGCTCTGCGGCGGTCAGATCTGCATCACCCCGAATGCCGATGCGTTCGATGCCGAGGGCAGCGGCAAGTGGCTGAACAAGTTCTATTCGCTCAACGATCAGTGGCAGGCCGACGATCGCCGCAAGCTGCTGGCGTTCGCGCGCGATCTCTTGAATTCCGATTATGCCGGCCACCGGCTCACCTTCGTGCAGTTCGCGCAGGCGCCGCACTTCAATCACCTGGCCGCGGTCTACAACAGCTTCGACTTCTCGGGCCCGCTGGATTTCGTGAAGAAGTCCGCCGGTCTGTCGGACCGCATCGATGGGGTGAAGCCGTGA